In the genome of Haloarcula sp. CBA1129, one region contains:
- a CDS encoding AMP-binding protein, with protein sequence MSDSLTALDEVRYEPSETFVTQSNVYAFMQKHGIETFEDLHRRTVTDIDGEPASGLDWFWDEVVDYLDLEFYEAYEQVRDDTDGPQFTDWYVGGELNIAHNVVDRHAAPDSETRNTVATIWEGEDGEVREVTYHELHQQANRVANALKERGIGTGDTVGLYMPMVPEIVPLLYGCFKVGAIAVPIFSGFGVDATATRIEDAECSVLFTGDGFYRRGSEIDLKSAADEAIEVAGHVEHTIVYNRLGSTESGLSWDPTRDEWWADAVSSQPDDYETQSLPADHESMLLYSSGTTGKPKGIVHTHAGGLVQPAKEIFFSFDHKPADRFFWVSDIGWMMGPWTLIGNHAHGGTVFMYEGAPDYPEPDRFWEMIDTHNLSVFGISPTAIRALQKHGDEWLDGHDLSTLRLLGSTGEPWDPDSWKWFLENVGDGTTPIMNISGGTEIFGCFLQPTPLHSLKPGTLGGPALGMDIDVVDAQGTSVADDHEKGYLVCKSSAPSMTKSLWSGDERYLEEYWSRFGDMWDHGDWAQKDEDGFWFLHGRSDDVLNVAGRKVGPAEVESALIEHSAVNAAVAIGADDETKGTAVVTYVILSEGYEASDALRETLRTQVGTALGKPFRPREVRFVDAFPETQSGKIVRRIIQNVYEGAELGDLSSIENPDAIDEIDNAR encoded by the coding sequence ATGTCAGACTCACTCACAGCACTCGACGAGGTACGTTACGAACCGAGCGAGACGTTCGTTACCCAGAGCAACGTCTACGCGTTCATGCAAAAGCACGGCATCGAGACCTTCGAAGACCTCCACAGGCGGACGGTCACCGATATCGACGGTGAACCGGCATCCGGACTTGACTGGTTCTGGGATGAGGTCGTCGACTATCTCGATCTGGAATTTTACGAGGCGTACGAGCAAGTCCGCGATGACACAGACGGCCCGCAGTTCACGGACTGGTACGTCGGTGGGGAGCTCAACATCGCTCACAACGTCGTCGACCGTCATGCAGCCCCTGACTCGGAGACGCGAAATACGGTTGCGACAATCTGGGAAGGCGAGGACGGAGAGGTTCGTGAAGTCACCTATCACGAACTCCACCAACAGGCCAATCGCGTCGCCAATGCACTCAAAGAGCGTGGGATCGGAACCGGCGATACCGTCGGGCTGTATATGCCAATGGTCCCGGAAATCGTCCCATTGCTGTATGGCTGTTTCAAGGTCGGTGCGATTGCTGTCCCTATTTTCTCCGGTTTCGGGGTCGACGCGACAGCAACCCGCATCGAAGACGCCGAGTGTTCAGTCCTGTTCACCGGTGATGGCTTCTACCGGCGGGGAAGCGAAATCGACCTGAAGTCGGCCGCGGACGAGGCTATCGAAGTGGCCGGCCACGTCGAACATACCATCGTCTATAATCGGCTGGGTTCTACGGAGTCTGGGCTCTCATGGGACCCGACTCGTGACGAGTGGTGGGCGGATGCGGTCAGCTCCCAACCGGACGACTACGAGACGCAGTCACTCCCCGCTGACCACGAGTCGATGCTACTCTACTCCTCCGGGACAACGGGCAAACCGAAAGGCATCGTCCACACACACGCTGGCGGGCTCGTCCAACCGGCAAAGGAGATCTTCTTCTCGTTCGATCACAAGCCCGCAGACCGCTTCTTCTGGGTCTCGGACATCGGCTGGATGATGGGTCCGTGGACGCTGATCGGCAATCACGCCCACGGTGGGACCGTCTTCATGTACGAAGGAGCGCCCGACTATCCCGAACCGGACCGGTTCTGGGAGATGATCGACACCCACAATCTGTCGGTATTCGGGATTTCACCGACAGCGATTCGTGCGCTCCAGAAACACGGCGACGAGTGGCTGGATGGCCACGACCTTTCGACGTTGCGCCTGTTGGGTTCGACCGGTGAGCCGTGGGACCCGGACTCATGGAAGTGGTTTCTGGAGAACGTCGGCGACGGCACGACACCGATTATGAACATCTCCGGGGGCACAGAGATATTCGGCTGTTTCCTGCAACCGACGCCGCTCCATTCGCTGAAGCCGGGGACGCTCGGTGGGCCGGCACTCGGTATGGATATCGACGTCGTTGATGCACAGGGGACCTCCGTTGCCGACGACCACGAGAAGGGGTATCTGGTCTGCAAGTCGTCAGCGCCGTCGATGACAAAATCGCTGTGGAGCGGTGACGAGCGGTACCTCGAAGAGTACTGGTCGCGGTTCGGCGATATGTGGGACCACGGCGACTGGGCGCAAAAAGACGAGGACGGGTTCTGGTTCTTACACGGTCGTTCGGACGACGTGCTCAACGTCGCTGGCCGGAAAGTCGGCCCGGCCGAGGTCGAGAGTGCACTTATCGAACACAGTGCAGTAAACGCCGCTGTTGCGATCGGAGCGGACGACGAAACGAAGGGGACTGCGGTTGTCACATACGTCATCCTCAGCGAGGGCTACGAGGCGTCAGACGCCCTGCGCGAGACGCTGCGCACGCAGGTCGGGACAGCGCTCGGCAAGCCGTTCCGTCCACGCGAGGTCCGCTTCGTCGATGCGTTCCCGGAGACCCAGTCAGGGAAGATCGTGCGGCGAATCATCCAGAACGTCTACGAAGGCGCAGAACTTGGGGACCTCTCGAGTATCGAGAACCCCGACGCAATCGACGAAATCGACAATGCACGGTGA
- a CDS encoding PaaI family thioesterase, which translates to MDIEAFFENMPFADLLDIEITTVDNGHAEGHIEMREDLSWNEEQIMAHGGVTFTLADTVGGAALVSLVEQPVPTIDMRIDYLEAGTGDLRAEADVVRNGGDVGVVSVEVYAEDGAQVADARGVYKTG; encoded by the coding sequence ATGGACATCGAAGCATTCTTCGAGAACATGCCGTTTGCCGACCTGCTCGATATCGAGATAACCACCGTCGATAACGGGCACGCCGAAGGCCACATCGAAATGCGCGAGGACCTGTCGTGGAACGAGGAGCAGATAATGGCCCACGGCGGTGTGACGTTCACCCTCGCCGACACTGTTGGTGGGGCCGCTCTCGTATCCCTCGTCGAACAGCCGGTGCCGACCATCGATATGCGCATCGATTACCTCGAAGCCGGAACAGGGGACCTCAGGGCGGAAGCGGACGTGGTTCGCAACGGTGGTGACGTTGGCGTCGTCAGTGTCGAAGTGTACGCCGAAGACGGTGCACAGGTCGCGGATGCACGCGGCGTCTACAAGACCGGATAG
- a CDS encoding LLM class flavin-dependent oxidoreductase translates to MQLGTGLFTCQQRPDDDRETSEIYDEMLELGEVIDNAGLDSAWVSEHHFLDDDYLSGVTPALGALAAVTENIEIGSCIALAPLYDSIRLAEDIATVDQLSGGRTTLGMAIGSNVSEFDAFGIPDDERAERLADTVDTLRGAWSDGPLDYDPEFHDISPDITVTPKPAHDVPLMLGGASRPAVRRAARTADAWCAPSSLSVDGVRKRVEDIRNVREDEDIEGDFQVYVLQHGFIGDSREDAWAQMRDGYLYIQRRYEEIFSGETVAELDEERKQELKEQAIFGTPEQVTAELEAYREALGDDIHFIFRTYHPGAGTQEMAECIRRLGEEVQPKVS, encoded by the coding sequence ATGCAACTGGGAACAGGCCTGTTTACCTGTCAGCAGCGCCCGGACGACGACCGCGAAACCAGCGAGATTTACGACGAAATGCTCGAACTGGGTGAAGTGATCGACAACGCAGGGCTCGATAGCGCCTGGGTCTCAGAGCATCACTTCCTCGACGACGACTATCTGTCGGGCGTCACCCCGGCGCTTGGCGCGTTGGCTGCAGTCACCGAAAACATCGAAATCGGGTCCTGTATCGCACTCGCGCCGCTGTATGACTCAATCCGGCTCGCCGAGGATATCGCAACAGTCGACCAGCTCTCCGGTGGCCGAACAACGCTTGGGATGGCGATCGGTTCCAACGTCTCCGAGTTTGACGCCTTCGGGATTCCCGACGACGAACGGGCCGAACGGCTAGCCGACACGGTCGACACACTTCGAGGTGCTTGGTCTGACGGGCCACTTGACTACGACCCGGAGTTCCACGACATCTCACCGGATATCACTGTGACACCGAAGCCTGCACACGACGTTCCGCTCATGCTCGGCGGGGCGTCGCGACCTGCCGTCCGGCGGGCCGCCCGGACCGCTGACGCGTGGTGTGCCCCGTCGTCGCTGTCAGTCGATGGCGTCCGGAAGCGCGTCGAGGACATCCGAAACGTCCGTGAGGACGAGGACATCGAGGGCGACTTTCAGGTGTACGTCCTCCAGCACGGGTTCATCGGTGACTCCCGCGAGGACGCATGGGCGCAGATGCGTGACGGCTACCTCTACATCCAGCGCCGGTACGAGGAGATATTCTCCGGCGAGACGGTTGCGGAACTCGACGAGGAGCGCAAGCAGGAACTCAAAGAACAGGCGATCTTCGGGACACCCGAGCAAGTCACAGCTGAACTCGAAGCGTACCGCGAGGCGCTGGGCGACGACATTCACTTCATCTTCCGGACCTACCACCCCGGAGCTGGAACGCAGGAGATGGCCGAGTGCATCCGTCGACTGGGTGAAGAGGTGCAGCCGAAGGTCAGCTAA
- a CDS encoding Xaa-Pro peptidase family protein, which yields MYERDFMEGTRGTMAVDWEERINVQRMRRERKERALDRLQDSELGSMLLINDPNVRYVTGLAMTGGSGADHYTLLTEDGDVVHWDTADHASNQRFNCPWLDDIRYACPGLGNVPRASGSASARDWLKDKMAETVYTAMEEYGVDREPMGIDVGNGTLIEKFENRGVDVDTSAATDIMLDARKTKTRDEVECLRQVAAICEAGFQKITESAKPGKRESEVWGDAVGELWGHGAMAQGGYVTSGPNTWPKHQANTTDRMIRPNDLVYADFYNIGYLGYRSCYYRTFSMGEPTQAQKDAYEKARDDLYDVLERIEPGATTDEICKGFPDRDGEHMDWYDADEFWQMTTNHWAHGLGLQLYETPLIWRGLSPDHPIEIEEGMTMAVETMQPAERQGVRVEEMVVVRENGVEILSEWPVSEITRIDY from the coding sequence ATGTACGAGCGCGACTTCATGGAAGGAACGCGTGGCACCATGGCCGTCGACTGGGAAGAACGGATTAACGTCCAGCGGATGCGGCGCGAGCGCAAAGAACGAGCGCTCGACCGACTGCAGGACTCCGAACTGGGGTCGATGCTGCTGATCAACGACCCGAATGTTCGGTACGTCACCGGGCTGGCGATGACCGGTGGGAGCGGGGCAGACCACTATACACTCCTGACCGAAGACGGCGATGTCGTCCACTGGGACACCGCGGACCACGCATCGAACCAGCGGTTCAACTGTCCGTGGCTCGACGACATCCGCTATGCCTGCCCCGGACTCGGCAACGTTCCCCGGGCGTCAGGTAGCGCCTCCGCGCGTGACTGGCTCAAAGACAAGATGGCCGAGACAGTGTACACCGCCATGGAGGAGTACGGTGTCGACCGGGAGCCGATGGGCATCGACGTGGGGAACGGGACGCTCATCGAGAAGTTCGAGAACCGCGGCGTCGATGTCGACACCAGTGCGGCGACTGATATCATGCTCGACGCGCGAAAGACCAAGACGCGTGACGAGGTCGAGTGTCTGCGACAGGTCGCTGCCATCTGTGAGGCAGGCTTCCAGAAGATCACCGAGAGTGCAAAACCGGGCAAGCGCGAATCAGAAGTCTGGGGCGATGCGGTCGGCGAACTCTGGGGCCACGGCGCAATGGCCCAAGGTGGCTACGTTACCTCTGGCCCGAACACTTGGCCGAAACACCAAGCGAACACGACCGACCGAATGATTCGGCCGAACGACCTCGTCTACGCTGATTTCTACAACATCGGCTATCTCGGCTATCGCTCCTGTTACTACCGCACGTTCAGCATGGGCGAACCGACGCAGGCACAGAAAGACGCCTACGAAAAAGCGCGCGACGACCTCTATGACGTCCTCGAGCGAATCGAGCCGGGGGCCACGACCGACGAGATCTGCAAGGGCTTCCCCGACAGGGACGGCGAGCATATGGACTGGTACGACGCAGACGAGTTCTGGCAGATGACGACCAACCACTGGGCGCATGGGCTGGGACTGCAGCTCTATGAAACGCCGCTCATCTGGCGCGGGCTCTCGCCGGACCACCCGATCGAAATCGAGGAGGGCATGACGATGGCTGTCGAGACGATGCAACCCGCGGAGCGACAGGGTGTCCGCGTCGAGGAGATGGTCGTCGTCCGCGAGAACGGCGTCGAAATCCTCAGTGAGTGGCCCGTTTCGGAGATCACTCGGATCGACTACTGA
- a CDS encoding NAD(P)-dependent oxidoreductase, with protein sequence MTDTTVLVTGGTGFLGSYVVEDLIEHGHDVVAYDLSTDDHILSKLGVADDVTIRRGDVSEATDVIRAVKETGTTHIVHLAALLTNTARDNPRAGLDVNVKGTNNVFEAARTLDDQIERVTWASSAAVYAPPHNYDAEYVDESELVYPDTLYGATKEYNEHQARVYHEDYDVDHVGLRPTVAYGPYRETGGSAFLANIIEKPALGESFSVEYGDQVIDWQHARDIAQAFRKATFVDDDDLSQRIYNVRGVLATIREAANAVREIVPDADLDVSDEGELPWTQNLDMTAAQRDFGYEVEYDLDTGFRSYINTLRKENGLESL encoded by the coding sequence ATGACAGATACGACGGTGCTCGTCACTGGCGGAACCGGCTTCCTCGGCTCGTATGTGGTCGAGGATCTCATCGAACACGGCCACGATGTCGTCGCCTATGACCTCTCGACGGACGACCACATCCTCTCGAAGTTGGGTGTCGCCGACGATGTGACCATCCGGCGCGGTGATGTCTCCGAGGCGACGGACGTGATTCGTGCGGTCAAAGAGACAGGGACGACACACATCGTCCACCTTGCGGCACTGCTGACGAACACAGCACGGGACAACCCGCGGGCTGGCCTCGATGTCAACGTCAAAGGGACGAACAACGTCTTCGAGGCCGCACGCACCCTTGACGACCAGATCGAGCGCGTCACATGGGCCTCCAGCGCTGCGGTGTACGCGCCGCCACACAACTACGATGCCGAGTACGTCGACGAGAGCGAACTCGTCTATCCGGATACACTCTACGGTGCGACCAAAGAGTACAACGAGCATCAGGCCCGCGTCTACCACGAGGACTACGACGTTGACCACGTTGGACTTCGTCCGACAGTCGCGTACGGCCCCTACCGGGAAACCGGTGGGTCGGCGTTCCTCGCAAATATCATCGAGAAACCGGCACTTGGCGAGTCGTTCAGCGTCGAGTACGGTGATCAGGTGATCGACTGGCAACACGCTCGGGATATCGCTCAGGCGTTCCGAAAAGCAACGTTCGTCGACGACGACGATCTCAGCCAGCGCATCTACAACGTCCGCGGCGTCCTCGCGACGATCCGTGAAGCCGCCAACGCTGTCCGAGAGATCGTTCCAGATGCCGACCTCGATGTATCCGACGAGGGCGAACTCCCGTGGACCCAGAACCTCGACATGACCGCCGCACAGCGGGACTTCGGCTACGAAGTCGAGTACGACCTCGACACCGGGTTCCGGTCCTACATCAACACGCTCCGGAAGGAGAACGGGCTCGAATCGCTCTAA
- a CDS encoding thiamine pyrophosphate-binding protein, producing MTETGKRLVEELDEQGVEYVFGYPGGRAIEILDHVPDADVEMVRPRDEREASVMAEMHGRLTGNPGVLAGQGPWIGSLGAIGQMEGKLASSPMVVITEASERGDYSTLAPYQQARGDYGGLDLPSALDAYTKENWFPRSPTETVRSLQLAFKHATAGRPGPTAIILDGDAVTEEVPEDPIPPVWDGHDQVQNWDSRPTRDDVETAITALNDAERPVIISGNGVHAADAYDQLETVAEATDAVVTTSYLGKSTFPETHELAAGVIGSFGHEGANQVVSEADVLLVVGCRMNPMDTNWQSPEFIRPDEQTIIHADIDTRNAGWVYPADVALIGDAAQSLDDLAANLPDSAGNDWARDRAATAQESFYAPRCDSDASPIKPQRAVKEIEAVVDSETIVTADSGNNRFWLLNYLQVPDTETYYGSGGVGAMGWATPAAVSAAITTEKDVIGVAGDGGFTMTMTSVETAVENGVAPTFVVLNDTSLGMVRQMQHEEGDIAGVEFHDTDFVKAAEAFGAEATRAVTPAELADALADGTSADVPFVIDVRIDRDEEMVESLQSSFYKEVGGLHE from the coding sequence ATGACTGAAACAGGAAAGCGCCTTGTCGAAGAACTGGACGAGCAAGGCGTCGAGTACGTCTTCGGATATCCCGGTGGTCGTGCCATCGAGATTCTTGATCACGTACCGGATGCTGACGTTGAGATGGTCCGACCACGCGATGAGCGCGAAGCCAGCGTCATGGCCGAGATGCACGGGCGACTCACCGGCAATCCCGGGGTCCTCGCGGGGCAGGGTCCTTGGATCGGGAGCCTCGGCGCAATCGGCCAGATGGAAGGCAAGCTCGCTTCCTCACCGATGGTCGTTATTACCGAGGCAAGCGAACGGGGCGATTACTCCACACTTGCGCCGTACCAGCAAGCTCGCGGTGATTACGGTGGGCTAGACCTTCCGTCAGCCCTCGATGCCTACACCAAAGAAAACTGGTTCCCTCGCTCACCAACGGAAACGGTTCGGAGCCTCCAGCTCGCGTTCAAACACGCGACTGCCGGCCGGCCCGGGCCGACTGCAATAATCCTCGACGGTGACGCCGTCACCGAGGAGGTGCCCGAAGATCCGATTCCACCGGTCTGGGACGGCCACGATCAGGTCCAGAACTGGGACTCGCGACCCACCCGCGACGATGTCGAGACAGCGATTACCGCACTAAACGACGCCGAGCGGCCGGTCATCATCTCCGGCAACGGCGTTCACGCCGCCGACGCGTACGACCAGCTTGAGACTGTTGCCGAGGCTACTGATGCTGTCGTCACTACCTCCTATCTCGGTAAGTCGACGTTCCCCGAAACCCACGAGCTGGCTGCGGGTGTCATCGGCTCCTTCGGTCATGAAGGTGCAAATCAGGTTGTCAGTGAGGCAGACGTGCTCCTCGTGGTTGGCTGTCGCATGAATCCGATGGACACGAACTGGCAGTCCCCGGAATTCATCCGCCCCGACGAACAGACTATCATCCACGCAGATATCGATACACGCAACGCTGGCTGGGTCTACCCCGCAGATGTTGCACTCATCGGAGATGCCGCACAGAGCCTCGACGATTTGGCGGCGAACCTCCCCGACAGCGCTGGAAACGACTGGGCGCGCGACCGTGCAGCCACAGCGCAGGAATCATTCTACGCCCCCAGATGCGATTCAGACGCGTCACCGATCAAGCCACAGCGGGCTGTCAAAGAGATCGAGGCTGTGGTTGATTCGGAGACGATTGTGACCGCCGATTCCGGGAACAACCGGTTCTGGTTGCTCAATTACCTTCAGGTACCGGACACTGAGACCTACTACGGCAGTGGTGGCGTCGGCGCGATGGGGTGGGCAACGCCGGCCGCGGTGTCCGCCGCCATCACGACGGAGAAAGATGTCATCGGCGTTGCCGGCGATGGTGGCTTCACGATGACAATGACCAGTGTGGAGACGGCCGTCGAGAACGGCGTCGCGCCCACGTTTGTCGTCCTCAACGACACTAGTCTGGGGATGGTCCGGCAGATGCAACACGAAGAAGGTGACATCGCTGGCGTCGAGTTCCACGACACTGACTTTGTGAAAGCAGCCGAAGCGTTCGGCGCTGAAGCGACGCGGGCAGTGACACCCGCTGAACTCGCGGATGCACTCGCTGACGGGACCAGCGCCGATGTTCCCTTCGTCATCGACGTTCGTATCGACCGTGACGAAGAGATGGTCGAGTCACTGCAATCATCGTTCTACAAAGAAGTCGGCGGGCTCCACGAATGA
- a CDS encoding ABC transporter substrate-binding protein — MKSIGAAGAVGLAGCSADGGGGSSENTISMGILMGVTGGLSEVGPAIRDAAELAVKQVRDADNGFSVDTQFENTETKPSRGVSGAEALVNGGYPMICGGLASSVTLQVAENVAIPNQTVMCSPSATSPDVTSLEDNDFVFRTPPTDKLQGSLLAQIAAERLEKESAAILFLNNAYGNGLSDGFTSTFEGEYGGEVLNRVSYSAGRSSYTSQLQNALDGGPETLVIIGYPESGNKIFRNFYENFDRADMDILVPDGLRADDLPGNVGHDMTNVRGTNPSSAGPGIEYFRSAYEDEYGSAPGPFNQQSFDAAAVLMLARAAAGEDNGTAIRDQMRAVTDSGGDAVGPENLGEGVALAADGNEINYQGVSGPVEFDDNGDLASAVYNYFRYTENGTENIEQVEV, encoded by the coding sequence ATGAAGAGCATTGGTGCCGCAGGCGCTGTCGGCCTTGCAGGCTGTTCGGCAGATGGTGGTGGTGGTAGCAGTGAGAACACCATCAGCATGGGTATCCTAATGGGGGTAACGGGCGGTTTATCCGAGGTCGGCCCCGCAATTCGGGATGCAGCAGAGTTAGCGGTAAAGCAAGTCCGAGACGCGGACAACGGATTCTCAGTCGACACACAGTTTGAGAATACGGAGACGAAGCCAAGCCGAGGTGTCAGTGGTGCAGAAGCACTTGTGAATGGTGGCTACCCGATGATCTGCGGGGGGTTAGCATCATCAGTGACACTGCAGGTGGCGGAGAACGTCGCAATTCCGAATCAGACGGTGATGTGCTCACCATCGGCTACCTCGCCTGATGTCACATCACTTGAAGACAATGACTTCGTATTCCGGACACCCCCGACGGATAAGTTGCAGGGCTCACTGCTGGCCCAGATAGCGGCTGAACGGCTTGAGAAAGAGAGCGCAGCTATCCTCTTTCTCAACAATGCGTACGGGAACGGGCTGTCAGACGGCTTCACGAGTACGTTTGAGGGGGAGTATGGTGGGGAGGTTCTGAATCGGGTCTCGTACTCGGCGGGTCGCTCCTCCTACACGTCACAGTTGCAGAACGCCCTTGACGGTGGACCGGAGACGCTCGTGATTATCGGCTACCCTGAGAGCGGAAACAAGATCTTCCGGAACTTCTACGAGAACTTCGACAGAGCGGACATGGATATTCTGGTCCCGGACGGACTCAGAGCTGATGACTTGCCCGGGAATGTGGGGCACGACATGACAAACGTTCGCGGGACCAACCCATCCTCGGCCGGACCGGGGATCGAGTACTTCAGATCTGCATACGAAGACGAGTATGGCTCTGCACCGGGGCCGTTCAATCAGCAGTCGTTCGATGCTGCGGCGGTCCTCATGCTGGCACGCGCGGCAGCCGGTGAAGACAACGGGACTGCCATTCGAGATCAAATGCGGGCGGTCACAGACTCTGGTGGTGACGCAGTCGGACCTGAAAACTTGGGCGAGGGCGTTGCGCTGGCGGCCGACGGAAACGAAATCAATTATCAGGGCGTCTCAGGCCCCGTTGAGTTCGACGACAATGGCGATCTGGCCAGCGCCGTGTACAACTACTTCAGATACACAGAGAACGGCACAGAGAATATCGAGCAAGTGGAAGTGTAA
- a CDS encoding pyridoxal phosphate-dependent aminotransferase yields MSQYAARVEEMDISGIREVFEAAGEDAINLGLGQPDFPTPEHAREAAVSAIQDGMGDSYTSNKGIPELRAAISERYATDNGQDIPPENIIATAGASEAIHVAIEAHVQPGDEVICPDPGFLAYEQLVLLAGGEPKRVELRDDLTLDPAAVENAITENTSLFIVNSPANPTGAVQSERDMAEFARIADEHEVICLSDEVYEKIVFDGEHHSPAQFANSDRVIQASACSKTYSMTGWRLGWVAASSERIERMLRVHQYVQACASAPAQYAAEAALTGPQEPVREMVSAFEERRDVLLDGLEDIGLDTPVPKGAFYAMPHVPAGWTQKMLENDVIVVPGEAFGPSGEGQARISYATSTAELKEALEVMRTVTNSL; encoded by the coding sequence ATGTCTCAGTACGCAGCACGCGTCGAAGAGATGGATATCAGTGGCATCCGCGAAGTCTTCGAGGCGGCAGGCGAAGACGCAATAAATCTGGGCCTCGGTCAGCCTGATTTCCCAACCCCAGAACACGCTCGAGAGGCAGCGGTGAGTGCGATTCAGGATGGGATGGGTGATTCATATACATCCAACAAGGGGATTCCAGAACTCAGAGCAGCTATCAGTGAACGCTACGCCACCGACAACGGGCAGGACATACCGCCTGAAAACATCATTGCCACTGCCGGCGCGAGCGAGGCGATCCACGTCGCAATCGAAGCTCACGTCCAGCCGGGTGACGAAGTGATCTGTCCTGACCCCGGATTTCTTGCCTATGAACAACTGGTACTACTCGCTGGTGGCGAACCAAAGCGGGTCGAACTCAGAGATGACCTGACTCTTGATCCCGCTGCTGTCGAGAATGCAATCACGGAGAACACGTCACTGTTTATCGTTAACAGTCCTGCGAACCCGACCGGCGCAGTACAATCGGAGCGAGATATGGCGGAGTTCGCACGGATAGCGGATGAGCACGAAGTCATTTGCCTCTCCGATGAGGTCTACGAGAAAATCGTTTTTGATGGGGAACACCACTCACCGGCGCAATTCGCGAACTCTGATAGGGTAATCCAGGCCAGTGCGTGCTCGAAAACGTACTCAATGACAGGCTGGCGGCTTGGGTGGGTAGCGGCCAGTTCGGAGCGAATCGAACGGATGCTCCGAGTGCACCAGTACGTGCAGGCGTGTGCCAGTGCGCCAGCACAGTACGCTGCTGAAGCGGCTCTCACTGGCCCGCAGGAACCAGTCAGAGAGATGGTTTCGGCGTTTGAGGAGCGCCGGGACGTCCTTCTCGATGGGCTGGAAGATATCGGCCTCGACACGCCAGTCCCGAAGGGAGCGTTCTATGCGATGCCGCATGTCCCAGCAGGTTGGACCCAGAAGATGCTGGAAAACGATGTCATCGTGGTTCCCGGCGAAGCGTTCGGGCCGAGCGGCGAGGGGCAGGCGCGTATCTCGTATGCTACGAGTACAGCTGAACTGAAAGAGGCGCTGGAAGTGATGCGAACGGTCACGAATTCTCTGTAG
- a CDS encoding branched-chain amino acid ABC transporter permease, with the protein MAARDYYSRGQNFVYNRPVLVIFAVIGVFLVFDVLRQLGTGTLVVTDLVSYLWNGLVLGMSLGLAGVGLSMTYSILNFANFAHGDLITSGAFAGWATAFLIAGLGEFSVESLVLIGGPIAVGSNELGINVINTPLALLAGLLIAAALTAALSLLLDRIVFKPMRSADGVTLMIASVGVALFLRNFLTYSFLTDSRGLTGGNIPQFTIAGVTFGGHQITLVVVAALLMLGTHILLQYTKIGTAMRAMAANKDLAKVTGIPTERVVKLTWIIGGGLTGCAGFLIALQQGTLTVTMGWDLLLLVFAAVILGGVGSIYGAMVGGVILGIASRLALVWIPASFLLVAAFFIMIVMLLVRPSGLFSGRTTA; encoded by the coding sequence ATGGCGGCACGAGACTACTACAGCCGTGGACAGAATTTCGTATACAACCGCCCAGTACTCGTTATATTCGCAGTTATCGGCGTCTTTCTCGTATTCGACGTCCTTCGACAGTTAGGCACCGGCACACTCGTCGTCACAGACCTCGTGAGCTATCTCTGGAACGGACTGGTGCTTGGGATGTCGCTCGGACTGGCTGGTGTCGGTCTCTCGATGACATACAGTATCCTCAATTTCGCGAACTTTGCCCACGGTGACTTGATTACGAGCGGTGCGTTCGCCGGATGGGCGACGGCGTTTCTGATTGCAGGGCTTGGGGAGTTCTCTGTCGAATCGCTCGTCCTCATCGGTGGCCCTATCGCAGTCGGTTCGAATGAGCTTGGTATAAATGTCATCAATACCCCGCTGGCGCTTCTGGCTGGATTACTTATCGCTGCAGCCCTCACAGCCGCTCTTTCGCTTTTGTTGGATCGAATCGTGTTCAAACCGATGCGCAGTGCCGATGGTGTGACGCTGATGATTGCCAGTGTCGGCGTCGCACTGTTCCTTCGTAATTTCCTCACCTATTCGTTTCTGACTGACAGTCGTGGGCTGACAGGTGGCAATATCCCTCAATTTACGATCGCGGGCGTCACGTTCGGCGGGCACCAGATTACGCTGGTCGTCGTTGCCGCCCTCCTGATGCTTGGCACTCACATTCTGCTTCAGTACACCAAGATCGGCACGGCCATGCGTGCGATGGCCGCGAACAAGGACCTCGCAAAAGTCACGGGCATCCCAACCGAACGCGTCGTCAAGCTCACGTGGATTATCGGCGGCGGACTTACCGGCTGTGCAGGCTTTCTTATCGCATTACAGCAGGGGACGCTCACAGTTACAATGGGGTGGGACCTGCTGTTACTGGTGTTCGCAGCGGTCATCCTCGGCGGTGTCGGCTCGATCTACGGCGCAATGGTCGGCGGGGTCATTCTCGGCATCGCGAGCCGACTTGCGCTCGTCTGGATCCCAGCCAGTTTCCTTCTGGTTGCGGCATTCTTTATCATGATCGTCATGCTGCTCGTGCGTCCGTCAGGTCTGTTCAGTGGGAGGACGACGGCATGA